The following coding sequences are from one Diospyros lotus cultivar Yz01 chromosome 7, ASM1463336v1, whole genome shotgun sequence window:
- the LOC127805764 gene encoding uncharacterized protein LOC127805764, which produces MAATPFGQSLNLVGVLSESKRIISAHSRHFLALSVFFLLPLAFSLIIFPTLQTTLSHQSKPYHVNSLLRGAAAGSFPSILFPLLYLLFVVVLSLSAVSTITYSTFHGFYGRPVRLAAALKSMINSFLPLLLTAFASQIVELLVCSAFGLFLGLVAKGLELLGFHNVLDSKYFIIFCVVVLVALVLVLVHLQVNWALAPVVAVVESKWGFEPLRRSSYLVKGMRRVSFYLLLLFGVLIGFSVWINSTPSSGSFEDVWKCLNFVLQTVAGSSFLTLFMLYNVAANTVLYMYCKALNGELAWEIAEEFAREYVSLPFDDAKVPHVVFVAQA; this is translated from the coding sequence ATGGCGGCAACTCCCTTCGGCCAGTCTCTGAACCTCGTCGGAGTGCTCTCCGAATCGAAGCGCATAATAAGCGCCCACTCTCGGCACTTCCTGGCCCTATCCGTCTTCTTCCTCCTGCCCCTCGCTTTCTCCCTCATCATCTTCCCTACCCTCCAAACCACTCTCTCCCACCAGTCGAAGCCGTACCACGTCAATTCCCTGCTCCGTGGAGCCGCCGCTGGCTCTTTTCCGTCGATCCTCTTTCCTCTCCTCTACCTCCTCTTCGTCGTCGTCCTCTCCCTCTCCGCCGTCTCCACCATCACCTACAGCACCTTCCATGGGTTCTACGGCCGGCCCGTCAGGCTCGCCGCCGCCCTCAAATCGATGATCAACTCGTTCCTCCCGCTCCTTCTCACGGCGTTCGCTTCGCAAATCGTGGAGCTCCTCGTCTGCTCTGCTTTTGGGCTTTTCCTAGGGTTGGTCGCCAAGGGGCTTGAGCTTCTTGGGTTTCATAATGTTTTGGATTCTAAATATTTCATCATCTTCTGCGTGGTGGTTTTGGTGGCTTTGGTCTTGGTGTTGGTCCATCTGCAAGTGAATTGGGCGCTGGCGCCTGTGGTCGCGGTGGTGGAGTCGAAATGGGGGTTCGAGCCGCTACGCCGGAGCAGTTACTTGGTAAAGGGGATGAGAAGGGTCTCGTTTTATTTGCTGTTACTTTTCGGGGTTCTGATTGGATTTTCTGTGTGGATTAACTCGACTCCTAGCTCTGGTAGCTTTGAGGATGTGTGGAAGTGTTTGAATTTCGTTCTGCAGACCGTGGCGGGCTCGAGTTTCCTGACTTTGTTTATGCTTTATAATGTGGCCGCCAATACAGTGCTGTATATGTATTGCAAAGCTTTAAATGGGGAATTGGCTTGGGAAATTGCTGAAGAGTTCGCTCGTGAGTATGTTAGCTTGCCCTTCGATGATGCCAAGGTCCCTCATGTTGTCTTTGTTGCCCAAGCTTGA